One genomic segment of Helianthus annuus cultivar XRQ/B chromosome 14, HanXRQr2.0-SUNRISE, whole genome shotgun sequence includes these proteins:
- the LOC110907829 gene encoding lysine-rich arabinogalactan protein 19-like, which produces MAAQTLSKHELFDRIESSIARMIDILKNRPRFPTLAPKPIPTATPSPPISATESPVPATAPPSLSTASATPPPISPQPPCVLHTKVLHVILRPAQHKARFNSINNHFSNQNDILPTLVNAPIKQIAIPTSPTPSQIQFRS; this is translated from the coding sequence ATGGCTGCTCAAACTCTATCCAAACACGAGTTGTTCGATCGAATCGAGTCAAGTATTGCTCGGATGATCGATATTCTCAAAAATCGACCTCGATTCCCTACCCTTGCTCCAAAACCCATTCCTACAGCCACACCATCACCACCCATTTCTGCCACTGAATCACCGGTTCCGGCTACCGCACCACCATCCTTGTCAACCGCTTCCGCCACACCGCCACCAATTAGTCCCCAACCTCCTTGTGTTCTTCACACCAAGGTTCTTCACGTCATACTGAGACCTGCACAACACAAAGCCCGTTTCAACTCTATCAATAACCATTTCAGCAACCAAAATGACATCCTTCCCACCCTTGTCAACGCCCCCATCAAACAAATTGCAATCCCCACATCCCCGACACCGTCACAAATCCAATTCCGGAGCTAG
- the LOC110904923 gene encoding leucine-rich repeat extensin-like protein 5, producing MATTASHRPPPRPLDLEITIVSAKHLKNVNWRNGDLTPYVIFWLDPDRRLATKSDDSNSTKPIWNERFLIPVPPSPSPLLTLEIFHSKPSDTPKPLVGSLRVPINDLPNPDDSTVVRTFDLRRPSGRPDGKIRLKLAIRERVLPDYQNTPQPAYYYATAPHSNYGRFPPSVYNTSPSQSLPPPPPPPAAPSPPPPPPQPTHTYHYGAYSDPYSGYYQSVGGGGGGYYSQPPAPVVPQTPRAYAYAERSSGYGGPSAPVDNNAQYESKPKTGVGALSGGLSGLSIDDRVRYEEEKHVGARELDDYSDYRRVDY from the coding sequence ATGGCAACCACCGCTTCCCACCGCCCCCCTCCCAGACCCCTAGACCTCGAAATCACCATCGTCTCCGCCAAACACCTGAAAAACGTCAACTGGCGAAACGGAGATCTCACCCCTTACGTCATCTTCTGGCTGGACCCCGATCGCCGCCTCGCCACCAAATCCGACGACTCCAACTCCACCAAACCCATCTGGAACGAACGCTTCCTCATCCCGGTCCCACCATCCCCCTCCCCTCTCCTCACCCTCGAGATCTTCCACTCCAAACCCTCCGACACCCCCAAACCCTTAGTCGGATCCTTACGTGTACCCATCAACGACTTACCTAACCCCGATGACTCTACCGTTGTCAGAACCTTTGATCTCCGCCGTCCATCTGGTCGACCTGACGGAAAGATCCGGTTAAAACTCGCTATTCGTGAACGTGTTTTACcagattaccaaaatacccctcaACCTGCCTATTATTACGCTACTGCCCCTCATTCTAATTACGGCAGGTTTCCACCGTCAGTGTACAACACTTCACCGTCTCAGTCTctcccaccgccaccaccacctccggCAGCtccctcaccaccaccaccgccgccgcagCCGACACATACTTACCACTACGGAGCGTATTCCGATCCATATTCTGGTTATTACCAGAGCgtcggcggcggcggtggtggatACTATTCTCAACCGCCGGCGCCGGTGGTTCCACAGACTCCACGGGCGTATGCGTATGCTGAGCGGTCGTCCGGCTACGGTGGGCCCAGTGCGCCAGTGGATAATAATGCTCAATACGAATCAAAGCCGAAAACGGGTGTGGGAGCATTGTCAGGGGGGTTATCAGGGCTTTCGATTGATGATCGGGTGAGGTATGAAGAGGAAAAACATGTTGGTGCGAGGGAACTTGATGATTATAGCGATTATCGTCGTGTGGATTATTGA
- the LOC110907830 gene encoding zinc finger MYM-type protein 1-like, producing the protein MGEMNEELANVILENALANNQMTSPKIQADIKHCYAQEVIKQILEELGDDIFSLLVDESCDVSKKEQMAVVIRFVDKVGIVKECFIRLVHVKETSTITLKTDIDDILARYGLSLKRIRGQGYDRASNMSGEFNGLRALILKENVSAFYVHCFAHQLQLVVVAVAHKHTPIWRVFETITCLTNFVCASSKRQDMLHESQRRQLEKMEDVLCTGSGLNQEMTLPKPGDTCWKKSF; encoded by the coding sequence ATGGGTGAAATGAATGAAGAGCTTGCTAACGTTATCTTAGAGAATGCACTCGCGAATAACCAAATGACAAGTCCTAAAATTCAAGCGGACATCAAACATTGTTATGCTCAAGAGGTAATTAAACAAATTTTAGAAGAACTTGGTGATGATATTTTTTCTTTATTAGTAGATGAATCATGTGATGTATcaaaaaaagaacaaatggcgGTTGTTATTCGTTTTGTTGATAAAGTTGGGATTGTTAAGGAGTGTTTTATCAGGCTTGTTCATGTCAAAGAGACAAGCACAATAACACTCAAAACGGATATTGATGATATATTGGCACGTTATGGGTTAAGCTTGAAAAGGATTAGAGGCCAAGGCTATGACAGGGCAAGTAACATGTCGGGCGAGTTTAATGGCCTAAGGGCTCTAATCTTAAAGGAAAATGTTTCGGCCTTTTATGTTCATTGCTTTGCACACCAACTCCAACTAGTTGTTGTGGCGGTGGCGCACAAACACACACCAATTTGGAGAGTTTTTGAAACGATAACATGTTTAACAAATTTCGTTTGTGCATCTTCTAAACGACAAGATATGCTTCATGAAAGCCAAAGAAGACAATTGGAAAAAATGGAAGACGTACTTTGTACCGGAAGTGGGTTGAACCAAGAAATGACACTTCCAAAGCCCGGGGATACATGTTGGAAAAAATCATTTTAG